AGGGCATCTACTTTGCAGAAAGTCCGACCAAAGCCGATCAGTACACAGGTACAAATATAACTTGTATTTCTGTgtaatatttactgttttatgtTTGGCAGagatgttatttttgtaaacaagtttAATAGATGATTGGCAACAGAAAGCTGGATATTACCTGTTAAAATCTATTGAGTCTATATTGAATGATGGGGTACCTCCAATTGAACAAGCTACACACGCTATGCACCATTTCTGTCATTGAGAAACATTATAATGTTTAACACTAAGTTATTTTAACTAGGCAGTTTCTTATTGTCGCTCTAGaaacatcttaaaaatattaaaggctAAATAGTTTACAATTTTTCAGATGATAAGGACCAGAGGACCTCTGGGGAGAAAACAATGGTGTTGGTGCGAGTGGTGTTGGGCAACCCTTTCATCAACACCAGTTCTGACCCTGACAAGTTCAAACGTCCGCCATGCAAGTGGTGTTTCAAGGACCTCTGCTCTTGCGATGATCCCTCTTATTTTGATTCCGTTATCGATGATGCTGGCAGGAATTTCCGCGAATTCGTTGTTTATGACCGTAGCATGTGCTACCCTGAATACTTCATTACATACAATAGGGTGTGATG
This is a stretch of genomic DNA from Pomacea canaliculata isolate SZHN2017 linkage group LG3, ASM307304v1, whole genome shotgun sequence. It encodes these proteins:
- the LOC112558765 gene encoding poly [ADP-ribose] polymerase 11-like; the protein is MVYHSHGYTYFRPIAKLPGSSGPVQTTESVPRESPLRRQIYPFKANEHYLFHGTKEKNIQNIMNTGLDSRLTSDKAMLGQGIYFAESPTKADQYTDDKDQRTSGEKTMVLVRVVLGNPFINTSSDPDKFKRPPCKWCFKDLCSCDDPSYFDSVIDDAGRNFREFVVYDRSMCYPEYFITYNRV